The DNA window AGTGGTAAGTCGCCAGGCTGTTGTAAACCCGCGCGTTTTCGTGTGCTTACATCATATAAGCTAATAGCTGCGGAGACAGATAAATTAAGGCTTTCAGAAAAACCGACCATAGGGATGCGATACAAGAGGTCGCAGGCCTCTTTTGCTTCAGGTGATAGACCGCGATTTTCATTGCCAAGCAATAAACAAATTGGTTTATCTAGGGGGAGCTCTTGTAGTGTCATGGAGGCATCCATACAAGCCCCGGCCAGTAATGGCGTAGGTTTTTCTGACAAAAAAGTATTTAGCGTGTCGTAATGATGAAGATGTACCCAATGAAATGCACCCTGCGTGACGCCTGGTGACTTTACTGCACGACCTTCTGCTTGAATAACGTGTACGTGTTGCACACCAAATGCTTCGGCGGATCGTACAATGGCTGCTGCATTGCGAGGATCACAAGGGGATTCGGCTGCAATATGAATAGATTGTAAACGTTGAGGAATCACGGTTGCGATACGTTCCTGACGTTTTTCAGTAAGAAAGGGCTGTACAGTGTTAATAACCGATTCAGCGCCATGTTGTTGTAAAATTCTTTCAATGTTGATGTTGGGCATTAGGGGTGTGTCTATGGTTGTTTTTCGTGGTTATGATATCCTATTCTCTTGTACGAATAAACTGAGTCAGGATTCGCGTAACTGATGAAAAACACGCATAAATACATCCATGTAGCTCGACGACGGCTATCCCTGCCGTCGACGGTTTTCCATCAGTCACCCGAATCCTTCCTGTGTTCACCTCATTTTGGAACCCGATTATGTTGAAAAAATTCTATTGTTTTTTATTGTTACTCCCTCTGATTACATTTGCAGGGCCAGAAACACAAACAAAAACCTTAACGCTTACCCCAGGAAAAACCTATCAAGTCTTAAAAGACAGCGGTTTGCCAGCAAGCACAGAGGGTAAAGTGAATGTTGTTGAGTTCTTTAATTATGGTTGCCCTGCCTGCTATCACTTTGAAAAAGAAGTTGAAGCTTGGTTGGCGACTAAGCCCGCTAACGTACATTTTACACGGATGCCCTTATCTTTTCACATTCAATGGGAAATGTTGTCCAAAGCGTATTTTGTTGGAGAAGAGTTGCAGGTGTTACCTAAGCTTACGCCCATTATGTTTGATGTTATTCATGTTAAGCGTCAGCGATTAAGCACGGAAAAAGACTTGATTCCATTTTTTGAAAAAGCAGGCGCGAATAAATCAGCTGTCGAGTCTGCTTTTAGCTTTAGCCCTTTGATTAATAATAAAATGTTGCAAGCACAGAATCTCATGAAGAAAAATAAAATCTTCATTCTGCCAACATTTATTATTGCCGGGAAATATAAAATTGATCCGAGCATGTTAAAAGAACATGCAGATCATTTGGTGACGGCTGTTCGGGCACTAGTGAACAAAGCACAAAACGAGACAGAAAAAACGGTATGAACATTGTATTGCCTGACGAACAATCGACCGAAGCATTGGGTGCTCGGCTAGCACCTTGTTTGCCAGAAAGGGCAATGATCTTTTTAGATGGTGACTTGGGTATGGGTAAAACGACACTGGTGCGTGGTTTGCTGCGTGCGCTGGGTGTGACGGGGCCAGTTAAAAGTCCAACGTTTACGTTGGTTGAGCCTTACGAACTGGATGAACGAACAGTTTATCACTTTGATTTGTATCGCACTAAAACGTGCGACGAAATCGAAGGGTTTGGTTTTCGAGACTATGTTGCAGAGGATGCGATTTGCTGTATTGAGTGGCCGCAGCGTGCCGCGGGCATGCTACCTACGCCCGATTTAATGCTGACGATAAGGCTTGAGTCAAGTAGTCGACAATTAGAAATACTTTCTGTTACGCCAAAAGGTGATGCGATTATGGAGTGCTTTTCGCATGCGAAAACTGGCTAGTACGTTAATATCGTTATGCTTAGTTGGCATGTGTGTTTCTCTGGCACAAGCAAGCAATCAACTGCGTAGCATGCGAATTTCTTCGGCGATGCATCCGATTCGTGTGGTGGTTGAGTTGTCAAAAAACCCGAGTTACCAAGTGTTTACACTACATCATCCAGAGCGTGTGGTGATTGATTTAAGAAAAACACAATTAAAAACGCGATTAAAATCTCTGAACAAATCCAATCGATTAGTTAAAAAGGTGCGTGTTTCAAAAAAAGCTCGTCAAGCGTTGCGCCTTGTGTTAGATATGCGCGTGCCAGTCAAAGTGAAAACATTCGTCCTGGAAACAAAGGGACATTATAATTCACGCTTAGTTTTAGACCTTACGCCGACACACACGGGTAAACAAAAAGCCCACGCGCTTCCGTCAAAAAAACTGACGTTTAAGCCTGTGCCTAGCAGCAAGTTACCGTTGCGTTCACGTGATATCACCGTGGTGATTGACCCGGGGCATGGCGGAAAAGATCCCGGCGCATCAGGTGCTCGTGGCACGCATGAAAAAGCGGTGGTATTGCAAATCTCACGCCGCTTAGCGAATCTTATTAATCGACAGCCGGGTATGCATGCCGTCATGACAAGAAACCATGATGTGTATTTGTCTTTGCGCCAGCGTTTGCGTTTTGCGCGTCGCCATAAAGCAGATATGTTTATTGCGATTCACGCGGATGCTTATCGTAATCGTAAAGCGCATGGTGCGTCTGTATTTGCATTATCACAGCGCGGTGCGAGTAGTGAAGCAGCACGTTGGTTGGCGGAACGAGAAAATAAATCAGCTTTGGTCAGCGGCTTAGATTTAGGAGACAGAGGAGCTCAGCTCCGTTCTGTTCTTATTGATTTGTCACAAACGGCGACGATTGATGCCAGCTTGAAGTTAGGATTTTATATTTTAAAGAACTTAGATGTTTTTACGCGCTTACATCATGGAAAAGTTGAGCAGGCAGGTTTTGTTGTGTTGAAGTCACCGGATATCCCATCAGTTTTGGTAGA is part of the marine bacterium B5-7 genome and encodes:
- a CDS encoding tRNA (adenosine(37)-N6)-threonylcarbamoyltransferase complex ATPase subunit type 1 TsaE, encoding MNIVLPDEQSTEALGARLAPCLPERAMIFLDGDLGMGKTTLVRGLLRALGVTGPVKSPTFTLVEPYELDERTVYHFDLYRTKTCDEIEGFGFRDYVAEDAICCIEWPQRAAGMLPTPDLMLTIRLESSSRQLEILSVTPKGDAIMECFSHAKTG
- a CDS encoding N-acetylmuramoyl-L-alanine amidase yields the protein MRKLASTLISLCLVGMCVSLAQASNQLRSMRISSAMHPIRVVVELSKNPSYQVFTLHHPERVVIDLRKTQLKTRLKSLNKSNRLVKKVRVSKKARQALRLVLDMRVPVKVKTFVLETKGHYNSRLVLDLTPTHTGKQKAHALPSKKLTFKPVPSSKLPLRSRDITVVIDPGHGGKDPGASGARGTHEKAVVLQISRRLANLINRQPGMHAVMTRNHDVYLSLRQRLRFARRHKADMFIAIHADAYRNRKAHGASVFALSQRGASSEAARWLAERENKSALVSGLDLGDRGAQLRSVLIDLSQTATIDASLKLGFYILKNLDVFTRLHHGKVEQAGFVVLKSPDIPSVLVETGFLSNVKEEQHLRSPAYQQKIANAILSGVKTYFKRYPPAGTWLAHQYRISRR